Proteins from one Parasteatoda tepidariorum isolate YZ-2023 chromosome 4, CAS_Ptep_4.0, whole genome shotgun sequence genomic window:
- the LOC107438243 gene encoding putative nuclease HARBI1, whose product MDGFEFFSIFLIDEIERGRRMHVRRSLRDAQDPLSLPDRTFMRQFRISKNLFSFLVEELKPVLLNKGVVRISPQARILVALRFYATGKYQKSLADDIFVSVSQASVSRCIHQVSKAINELLFPKYIKFPTVEEEQSEGQTKFFEKYGFPNVIGVIDSTCIALKSIEAQHPNFINSKGVHSLKVQMVTDSSLKILGICSDSPGGTEDSAMWYKNEIREILSLHQNHNSWLLGDGNFPLEPWLLTPFKNPDENEKVFNKKHYAARECMRKCKRTIRSRFRCLDNELKLSYAPGQVSQIIDACAVLHNLCIIKNVPFHLTESVDEDSDDSDSEANDNGEQIDENINSIINDMASFTRQRVLKDFLSTTL is encoded by the exons atggatggttttgaatttttctcaatatttttaatcgatGAAATAGAAAGGGGCAGAAGAATGCATGTTCGCCGGTCATTGAGAGACGCTCAAGATCCCTTATCGTTACCTGATCGAACATTTATGAGACAGTTTAGGATCAgcaaaaacttgttttcttttttagtagAGGAATTAAAGCCTGTTCTTCTTAATAAAGGAGTTGTCCGAATATCACCTCAAGCAAga ATTCTAGTAGCTCTAAGATTTTATGCTACTGGAAAATATCAAAAGTCACTTGCGGATGATATCTTTGTATCTGTTAGTCAAGCTTCAGTAAGCCGATGTATTCATCAGGTTAGCAAAGCtattaatgaattattgtttccaaaatatataaagtttccTACTGTTGAAGAGGAACAATCAGAAGGGCaaacaaaattctttgaaaaatatggatTTCCTAATGTCATCGGTGTGATTGATAGTACTTGCATTGCTTTAAAGTCAATAGAAGCACAGCATCCCAATTTCATTAATAGCAAAGGTGTTCACTCCCTTAAAGTGCAAATG GTAACAGATTCCTCATTGAAGATATTAGGTATATGCTCCGATTCTCCTGGTGGCACAGAGGATAGTGCTATGtggtataaaaatgaaattagggAAATATTGTCATTGCATCAAAATCATAACTCATGGCTTTTGG GTGATGGTAACTTTCCTCTGGAGCCCTGGTTACTAACTCCTTTTAAGAATCcagatgaaaatgaaaaagtgtTCAACAAAAAGCATTACGCTGCAAGGGAATGCATGAGAAAATGCAAAAGAACAATAAGATCACGATTTAGGTGTTTGGATAATGAACTGAAATTAAGTTATGCTCCTGGCCAGGTATCACAAATTATAGATGCTTGTGCAGTTTTGCACAATCTGTGTATCATAAAGAATGTTCCTTTCCATTTGACTGAAAGTGTAGATGAAGATAGTGATGATTCTGATAGTGAGGCAAATGACAATGGTGAACAAATTGACGAAAACATTAATAGCATTATTAATGATATGGCTTCATTCACTCGTCAAAGagtattgaaagattttttatcaACTACCTTATAG
- the LOC107438244 gene encoding transcription factor SOX-11 — protein MDAADDNIDWREASDSLKDDIESRTPYTDAVKCKKPVNHVKRPMNPFMIWSQIERRKIMDQNPGIPSPEISVQLGKRWKMLTNQERIPFAKEAERLRKLHSQEFPDYKFSPKPKKKKTPKLKADLKFSKNKRVSTPGNLEKSDEKFIARNNLVALKDRIIEKCESVDKSGSKFTYYYSKPATSVSSDIKEKLENPEEEKFLSLESEQIQAAGTSKKSSKKVSRKNKFSKITTEGKLVWDSLMEVDIATLSSKKTLPPRLQIDGCLTSGSIAALSCYRDDWAAAFDYLTDKVLQSSKNICEEIDNISKQYGEALEGKNNAYLTEPLEFNIPDINKELGKKWKDPNFGLKFST, from the coding sequence atggaTGCAGCAGATGATAATATTGATTGGCGTGAAGCTTCTGACAGTTTAAAAGATGACATAGAGTCACGGACACCCTATACTGATGcagttaaatgtaaaaaaccAGTCAATCATGTTAAGCGACCTATGAATCCGTTCATGATTTGGAGTCAAAttgaaaggagaaaaattatGGACCAAAATCCCGGCATTCCATCCCCAGAAATTAGCGTACAGCTGGGAAAGagatggaaaatgttaactaacCAAGAAAGAATTCCTTTTGCTAAAGAAGCTGAACGACTTCGAAAGCTTCATTCTCAAGAATTTCCTGACTACAAATTTTCTCCTAAACCAAAGAAAAAGAAGACTCCAAAATTGAAggcagatttaaaattttctaaaaataaacgtGTTTCTACCCCTGGGAATTTGGAAAAAAGCGACGAAAAGTTTATAGCTCGTAATAATTTGGTTGCTTTGAAAGATAggataattgaaaaatgtgaaTCTGTTGATAAAAGTGGTTCAAAATTTACCTATTACTATTCCAAGCCTGCTACTTCCGTCTCTTCTGATATTAAAGAGAAACTTGAGAATCCTGAAGAAGAGAAGTTCCTTTCACTTGAAAGTGAACAAATTCAAGCAGCCGGCACATCCAAAAAAAGCTctaaaaaagtttcaagaaaaaataaattttctaaaatcactACTGAGGGGAAACTTGTATGGGATAGTTTAATGGAAGTTGATATTGCTACTTTGTCTAGTAAAAAAACTTTACCTCCTCGTTTACAAATAGACGGTTGCCTGACTTCAGGTTCAATAGCAGCTCTTTCTTGTTACAGAGATGATTGGGCTGCTGCTTTTGATTATTTAACGGATAAAGTACTTCAAAGCTCAAAGAATATTTGTGAAGAAATagacaatatttcaaaacaatatggagaagcattagaaggaaaaaataatgcCTATCTAACAGAACCATTAGAGTTTAACATTCCTGACATTAATAAAGAACTGGGAAAGAAATGGAAAGATCCTAATTTTGGTTTGAAATTTTCTACGTAG
- the LOC122270313 gene encoding 15-hydroxyprostaglandin dehydrogenase [NAD(+)]-like isoform X2, with product MSITSLFCFHSKTAAFDKTIEVFGKIDIVVNNAGIQDEHNWKYTIEVNLMAVIQGVKLAFQYMGVDKGGKGGSVVNTASIAGLIEIPLSPAYCATKHAVVGLTKSYGAEYHLKKSGIKVNAICPVAANTNLHDTFFLHCLDVEEGYKFADTFPLIPYKDIGKGLIQILEDGKNGSLLIVDENGPYYV from the exons atgagcataacttcattattttgtttccattCTAAAACAGCTGCCTTTGATAAAACTATTGAAGTGTTCGGAAAAATTGACATTGTTGTTAATAATGCTGGAATACAAGATGAACATAACTGGAAGTACACCATTGAAGTTAACTTG ATGGCAGTTATTCAAGGTGTCAAACTTGCTTTCCAATATATGGGAGTAGACAAGGGTGGAAAAGGTGGCTCTGTAGTTAACACAGCATCCATTGCAG gtttaatAGAAATTCCACTTTCTCCTGCGTATTGTGCCACTAAGCATGCAGTTGTTGGGTTGACTAAAAGCTACGGa GCAGAATACCACCTAAAGAAAAGTGGGATAAAAGTGAATGCTATTTGTCCAGTTGCCGCAAATACAAATCTTCATGATACATTTTTTCTACACTGTCTAGATGTAGAAGAGGGATACAAATTTGCTGACACATTCCCATTAATTCC ttataaagaCATTGGAAAGGGTTTGATTCAAATATTAGAAGATGGTAAAAATGGATCTTTACTGATAGTAGATGAAAATGGAccatattatgtataa